GCCATGTCACGACCCCTCCGGTACGCGTCGACGCCACCAGCCGCGCCGCCGGCCGACCGGATCCCGGTCGGCCATCACCCGGCGCTGGATCAGGGTGAGCACGATGATGATCAGGAACAGCACGAACGAGATGGCCGCGCCGGAGCCGTAGTCGAAGTCACGGAACGCGGTCCGGTACGACAGGTAGGCCGGGGTGAGGGTGGTCTTGGCCGGGTCACCCTGGCTCATCACGTACACCTGGTCGAAGACCTGCCAGGAGCCGATCAGGCCGAGGGTGAGCACCAGGAACGTGGTCGGCTTGATCATCGGGAGGGTGACGTGGCGGAAGCGCTGCCACCAGCTCGCCCCGTCCAGGGTGCTGGCCTCGTCGAGCGCCGCCGGCACGTTCTGCAACGCGGCCAGGAACATCAACATGAAGGTGCCGGAGGTCGTCCAGACCACCAGCGTGATGATCGAGACCATCGCGACGCTCGGGCCGGAGAGCCACTCCCACCAGGTCAGCCCGAACGGGCCGCCCGAGGTCAGCGCGCCGGGCGGGTTGTCCACCCCGAACACACCGAGCAGCAGGTGCAGGACGCCACGCGAGTCGGCGAACCACTCCGGGCCCCGTACGCCGAAGATGCCGAGCAGGCCGTTGACCGCGCCGGAGTTGGCGAACAGGAACAGGAAGACGACGCTGATCGCGACGGAGCTGGTGACCGAGGGGAAGTAGAAGGCGCTGCGGAAGAAGCTCTTCCCCTTGAGCATCCGGTTGTTGACCACGAGCGCGAGGCCGAGGGCGAGCACGGTCTGCGCCGGCACCACGATCGCCACGTAGTACATGTTGTTGCGGATGCTGGTCATGAAGTCGCGGCGGTCCAGCCCGTCCTCGGTGAACAACCGCGTGTAGTTGTCGGCGCCGACGAACGGAACCTTGCTGGTGAACGGGCTCCCCTGGCCGTTCCAGTCGGTCAGGCTCACCCAGAGCGCCATCAGGATCGGCAGCAGCAGGAACAGCCCGAGGATGACGATCACCGGCGCCACGAAGAGCCAGCCGGCCAGGTTCTCGTTGCCGCGGGTGCCGCGTCCGCGTCGCCGGGGCGCGTCGCCGCGCGCGGTGGCCGGCGCCGTCACGACCTCGGTCGCCATCTCACTCCCTTCCCTCTCTCGGGATGACGGGGCGGGGGCCCTCCGGTCCGGAGGGGCCCCCGCGGTGCCGTCAGCTGCCGCCGAGCGCCGCCTTGGCGTTCTTGTCGAAGTTCGCCAGGATCGTCTTCGGGTCGCCGGTGGCCAGGCTCTGCAGGCTGGCCTCCAGGTCACGCAGCACGCTGTCCATCTTCGGCGCGTTCACCGGGCCCTGCGCGTACGTGACGCCGTCGATGAAGGGCTTGTCCGCCGGGAAGGCGGAGCTGTACTGGTCCCGCACCGACTGACGGGACGGCATGACGCCGAACGCGGTGGCGAAGGCCATCTGCTGCTCGCCGCTGGTCATCGCCTCGACGAACTTGATCGCCTGCTCCTTGTACTTCGACTTCGCCGCGATGCCCCAGCACTGGGTGAAGGACAGGGTGCCCTGCCCCTTCGGGCCGGACGGCAGCGGGACGACCTTGTACTTCACGTTCGGGAAGTCGTTCTGCAGGGCGCCCTTGATCCAGTTGCCCTCGATCGTCATGACGGCCTTGCCCTTGCCGAACGCCTCACCGGACCAGCCGGCGTCGAGCTGCTTCGGGTACTTGGCCAGGCCCTCGGTGAGGAGCGTCTTCACGTACTGGAGGGCGGCGACGTTCTCCGCCGTGTCGGCGGTGGCCTGCTTGCCGTCCTTGCTCACCAGCCAGCCGCCGTTCTGCACCAGGAAGGCACCGATCCGGTCGCGGGTGTCGCCGAGGGCCAGCGCGATCTGGCCCTTCGCCTTGATCTTCCGCGCGGTGGCGGTGAGCTGGTCCCAGGTGGTCGGCACGTCGGCGTCGGTCAGGCCCGCCTTCGCCCACAGGTCCGTGTTGATCTCGAGGGCCAGGGTCGAGAAGTCCTTCGGCGCGCAGTAGAGCTTGCCGTCGTAGGTGAACGTGGTGCGCAGGCTCTCGTAGAAGTCGCCGGTGTTGCTGATCTTGTCCCCGTACGGTTCGAGCGCGCCCACGGCCGCATAGTCGGCGAACCGGGTCGCGTCGACGTAGAAGACGTCCGGCGGGGTGCCGCCGGCAAGCGCCTGGCCGAGCTGCTGGGTGAGGTCCTGGGCCGGAGTGACGGTGGCGGTGTTGCCCGAGGAGCCGGCCCACTTCGCCGCCGCGTCCTGCACCGCCTTGGTCTCGGCCGCACCGGAGGAGCCGATCAGGATCTGCAGGTTGGCCGGCCCGCTGGACTGGGCGGCGTCGCCCGAGTTGTCGTCGAAGCCGCTGCCGCAGGCGGCGGAGCCGAGCAGGGCGACGGCGGCGAGGCCGGCCACCGCCGCCCGGGTGAGGTTTCGAGGTGCCATCGGATTCTCCTGTGGGGGTGGGAAAGGGATCACGCGGTGTGCCGGAGCACCAGCGAGGGCTGGAGCAGCACGGGGTCGGGAGTCTGGTGGTCGCCGTCGAGGACCGCGGTGAGCAGGTCCACGCAGCGGGCGGCGGCCTCGGCGAGAGGCTGGCTGACGCTGGTCAGCCCGACCGCGGCGGCGACCGGGGTGTCGTCGAAGCCGATCAGCGCGACGGCGGAGTCGGCCGCCCGGACGGCCTGGAGCGCGCCGAAGGCGAGCGAGTCACTGGCACAGACCACGGCGGTCGGCGGGTCGGCGACGACGAGCAGGTCGCGCATGAGGCGCTCCCCCTCGGCGATGCCGTCCTCGGTCGCGCGGTCCAGCCCGGTCGGGTCGGCGCCGGCGGCGCGGAGCGTCTCCCGCCAGCCGGAGCGCCGGTCGTCACCGACACCGGAGCCGGGTGGCCAGCCGAGGAAGCCGATCCGTCGGTGGCCGTGGGCCAGCAGGTGGGCGGTGGCCAGCGCCGTGCCGGCGGCGCCGTCGACGTCCACCCAGGGGTGGGCGGTCAGGTCGTCCCACGGCCGGCCGAACGTCACGAACGCCACGCCGCGTTCGGCCAGCCAGGCCGTACGCGGGTCGCCGTGGTCGGTGCCGGTCAGCACGAAACCGTCCAGGTCGTACGCGGTGAGCAGGTCGTCGTACGCGGCGATCTCGCTCTCGTCGTCGCCGGCCGTGTAGAGCATGGTGCGGTAACCGGCCGTCTCTGCGGTCTCGGTGAGGCCGTGCAGGAAGCGGTCGAGCACCGACCCGTTGATGCCGTCCCGAGTCGGCTCGATACGGACGGCGATCAGGCGGGAACGGCCGGTACGCATCTGGCGCGCGGCCTGGCTCACCCGGTAGCCGAGACTGTCGATCGCCTCCTGGACCCGCTGCCGGGTCTCCTCCCGGACGATGTGCGGGGCGTTGAGGACGTTGGACACGGTCTGGCGGCTGACGCGGGCCTGCCGGGCCACCGTCGCTATGGTCACCTTTTCCGCCACAAAATCCCTCTCGCCATCTTGAACGATCCAATTTGGATAGGGCAGGATTAGATCGTTCAAGTTTCTGGAATGTTTCGCACTTTGCACCGCCCGGGACGAGTTGTCAAGACATCCGTCCCGCCCCGACAGAATCTGGAGCCGCACCGTGACCGAACGCCTGCTGCAACCCCTGCTGCACGAGCTGGTGGGGGCAGTCCTCGCCCCCACCAGCGCACTGGGGGACGCGACCGGGCAGATCCGACCGGCCGGCGTGCAGGGCGTCTTCCACGCCGACGCCCGGGTGCTCTCCCGCGCCGTGCTGCGCGTCGACGACCGCGAGCCGGAAGGGCTCAGCCACGGCCCCGACGGCGCGCACGGCGTGCGCTTCGTCGGCCTCACCCGCTGGCTCGGCGACCCCACACCCGACCCGACCGTCCGCGTCGACCGCCGACGCCGCCTCGTTCCCGGCGGGCTCACCGAGGAGATCCGGATCGTCTCCACCGCCTCGGTGCCGGTCCGGGCGACCGTGAGCGTCGAGCTGGCCTGCGACCTGGCCCCGATCGAGGTGGTCAAGTCCGGCGGCGTCGCCGAGCCGCTGGCCGCCAAGGCCGGCCAGCCCGGTCAGCTCACCTGGGCCGCCGACGGCATCACCGTGACCGTGTCCGGCGCCGACGCCGAGGTCGTGGCCGACGGCGACCGGGCCGCCACCCCCCGGCTGACCTGGCCGGTCGAGCTGCCGCCCCGCGCGTCGACCGTGCTGCGCTGGCGGCTCGCCGTCGAGGACCCGCGCGCCGTGGTGGTCTGCCCGCCCGGCGAGCCGACCTGGTCACGTCCCGAGCTGCGGGCCGACGACCGGCGGCTGGTGCGGCTGCTCGACCGCAGCCTCGACGACCTGCGCGGGCTGCGGCTGGCCGAGCCCAGCGCGCCGCAGGATGTCTTCCTCGCCGCCGGAGTGCCGTGGTTCCTCACCCTTTTCGGGCGGGACAGCCTCTGGGCCGCCCGGATGCTGCTGCCACTCGGCACCGACCTGGCCGCCGGCACCCTGCGCGTGCTGGCCCGCCGCCAGGGCACCCGGGTCGACCCCGCCACCGGCGAGGCACCCGGCAAGATCCTCCACGAGCTGCGGCGCGACGAGTTCGCGCTGCCCGACAACGGGCTGCGGCTGCCGCCGGCCTACTACGGCACCGTCGACGCCACCATGCTCTGGGTCAACCTGCTGCACGACGCGTGGCGGTGGGGGCTGCCCGCCGACCAGGTCGCGCCGCTCCTGCCCCACCTGGACGCCGCGCTCGGCTGGCTCGCCGACCACGCCGACGCCGACGGTGACGGCCTGGTCGAGTACGTCGACACCACCGGGCACGGCCTGGCCAACCAGGGCTGGAAGGACTCCGGCGACGCCGTCCGCTTCCGCGACGGCAGCCTGGCCGCGCCGCCGATCGTCCTGGCCGAGGTGCAGGGCTACGCCCACGAGGCAGCGGTGAACGCCGCCGCCCTGCTGGACGCGTTCGGCCGTCCCGGCGCCGACCGCTGGCGCGAGTACGCCGACCGGCTCGCCCGCCGGTTCCGCTCCGCGTTCTGGGTGGACGGGCCCCACGGCCCCCAGCCGGCGCTGGCCCTGGACCGGGACAAGCGCCCGGTCGACTCACTGACCAGCAACATCGGTCACCTGCTCGGCACCGGTCTGCTGTCCGGCGAGGAGGAGGCGCAGGTGGCGCGGCTGCTCGGCACCGAGGCGCTGGCCGGCGGGTTCGGGCTGCGCACCATGTCCACCGACGACGCCGGGTTCAGCCCGCTGTCGTACCACTGCGGTTCGGTCTGGGCGCACGACACCGCGATCGTCCTCGCCGGCCTGGCCCGGGCCGGGTTCCGCGACGCGGCGCTCGGCCTGGCCGACGGTCTGCTCGGCGCGGCCGAGGCGTTCGACTACCGCCTGCCCGAGCTGTACGGCGGGGACGACCGGTCCCTCGGCCGTCCGGTGCCCTACCCGGCGGCGTGCCGGCCGCAGGCGTGGGCCGCGGCCGGGGCGGTGCTGCTGCTCCAGGCGGCCACCGGCGTCTACCCGGACGTGCCGGGCGGCACGGTGCGGCTGGCGCCGCTGGCCGGTCCCGAGCTGGGCGCGGTGGCGGTCGACCGCCTGACGGTCGCCGGCGCCCCGGTCGGCGTGGCGGTCGACCGCACCGGTCACCCGACGATCACGAACCTCCCGGCCGACCTGACCGTGACCACCGCCCAGATCCCCACCCAACGCCCAGCTCCGTCCGCGACCCCCGCGCGGCCCTGACCGCCCGACCCCTCGGTTGATCATGAAGTTGTCGCCCGACCGCCTCGGCGTGTCGCGGCAACAACTTCATGATCACCGGGGCTGGGTCGGAGGTGGGGGCGGCGGGGTGGTCAGCTCGGCGATGACCTCGTCGTCGTCGACCTCGCCGGTGGGGTGGAAGCCCAGGGCCATGTAGAGGGCGGCGGCCGCCGCGTTCTCCGGGTGGTACGACAGCCGCACCGGCGGATTCCCCTCCCGCGCGGCCAGCCAACCGGCCAGCGTCGACACCGTCGCCGCGCCGATCCCCCGCCCCTGCTCCGCGGCGTCGATCACCATGCCGCCGATCCAGTGCGACCCGTCGTCGTCCACGCCCCACATGACGTGCCCGACGACCGTCTCGTCGGCGTACACCGCGAGCGACGTCCACACGTCCTCACGACTGGTCAGCAGCAGGTAGCGGGCCGCCAGCGCGGCCACCCAGGCACGCTGGTCGTCCCGGGGCGCGACGTCGGCCACCGCCCGCCAGTTGTCGTCGTCGACCGGGCGGAGGGTGACCCGGCGCCCGGCCCGGTCGTGGTGTGCGGCGTCGATCATCGGGGCAGCCTAGAGATGCCCGCCAGGCGACGCGAGCCGATTCCTAACCGAGCAGCGGGTCCAGGCCCAGCGTGAGACCGGGCCGGTCGGGCACCGCGCGCACGGCCAGCAGCACCCCGGGCATGAACGAGACCCGGTCGTACGAGTCGTGCCGGATGGTCAGCGTCTCACCGGTGGTGCCGAACAGCACCTCCTGGTGCGCGACCAGGCCGGTCGCGCGTACGGCGTGCACGCGTACGCCGTCGATGTCGGCGCCCCGGGCGCCCGCCACCTCGTCCTTCGTCGCGTCCGGCACCGGGCCGAGACCGGCCTCGGCGCGGGCCCGGGCGATCTGCCTCGCGGTGTGGGTCGCCGTGCCGCTGGGTGCGTCCAGCTTGCGCGGATGGTGCTGCTCGATGATCTCGACCGACTCGAAGTGCCGGGCCGCGCGCGCGGCGAACTGCATCATCAGGACCGCGCCGATGCCGAAGTTCGGGGCGATCACCGCGCCGACGCCCGGCTTCGCGGCCAGCCAGCCGCGCACCTGCTCCAGCCGCTGCTCGGTGAAGCCGGTGGTGCCGACCACCGCGTGGATGCCCCGCTCGACGCACCACTGGAGGTTGCCCATGACGACGTCCGGGGTGGTGAAGTCGACGACCACCTGGGCGCCCGCGTCGGAGACCGCCGTCAGGTCGTCGCCCTGGTCAACCGTCGCGACCAGCTCCAGATCGGACGCCGCGTCGACGGCCTTGCACACCTCGGCACCCATCCGGCCCCGGGCACCCAGGACACCGACCCGCAACGGCTCGGCGGGGCTACTCACCTGCTCGTCAGTCACGGCCCACAACCTATCCCACCCCCGAGGGCCGAACCCCCGCCACCCGGAAGCCGGCGGGCGGTCAGCGGGTGGGGAAGTCGGTCGGGTTGAACGGGCCGACCACGGCCAGCGACATCTCCCGGCCCAGCAGCTCGGCGGCGAGGGCGTTGACGTCGTCGACGGTCACCGCGTCCACCCGGGCGAGCAGGTCGTCCACCGGCATCAGGTCGCCGTAGAGCAGCTCGCCCTTGGCCAGCCGACTCATCCGCGAGCCGGTGTCCTCCAGGCCCAGCACGAACGAACCCTTGGACATGCCCTTGCCCCGGGCCACCTCGGCCTCGGTCAGCCCACCCGCGGCGACCCGCGCCAGCTCGGCACGGGTCAGGTCGAGCACCTCGTCCACCTTGCCCGGTGCGCAACCGGCGTAGACCGCGAAGATGCCGGTGTCGGCGTACTGGCTGGCGTAGGAGTAGACCGAGTAGGCCAGGCCGCGCTGCTCCCGGATCTCCTGGAACAGGCGGCTGGACATCCCGCCGCCCAGCACGTTGTTGAGCACGCCGAGCGCGAAGCGACGC
This genomic stretch from Micromonospora krabiensis harbors:
- a CDS encoding carbohydrate ABC transporter permease, with amino-acid sequence MATEVVTAPATARGDAPRRRGRGTRGNENLAGWLFVAPVIVILGLFLLLPILMALWVSLTDWNGQGSPFTSKVPFVGADNYTRLFTEDGLDRRDFMTSIRNNMYYVAIVVPAQTVLALGLALVVNNRMLKGKSFFRSAFYFPSVTSSVAISVVFLFLFANSGAVNGLLGIFGVRGPEWFADSRGVLHLLLGVFGVDNPPGALTSGGPFGLTWWEWLSGPSVAMVSIITLVVWTTSGTFMLMFLAALQNVPAALDEASTLDGASWWQRFRHVTLPMIKPTTFLVLTLGLIGSWQVFDQVYVMSQGDPAKTTLTPAYLSYRTAFRDFDYGSGAAISFVLFLIIIVLTLIQRRVMADRDPVGRRRGWWRRRVPEGS
- a CDS encoding sugar ABC transporter substrate-binding protein, with product MAPRNLTRAAVAGLAAVALLGSAACGSGFDDNSGDAAQSSGPANLQILIGSSGAAETKAVQDAAAKWAGSSGNTATVTPAQDLTQQLGQALAGGTPPDVFYVDATRFADYAAVGALEPYGDKISNTGDFYESLRTTFTYDGKLYCAPKDFSTLALEINTDLWAKAGLTDADVPTTWDQLTATARKIKAKGQIALALGDTRDRIGAFLVQNGGWLVSKDGKQATADTAENVAALQYVKTLLTEGLAKYPKQLDAGWSGEAFGKGKAVMTIEGNWIKGALQNDFPNVKYKVVPLPSGPKGQGTLSFTQCWGIAAKSKYKEQAIKFVEAMTSGEQQMAFATAFGVMPSRQSVRDQYSSAFPADKPFIDGVTYAQGPVNAPKMDSVLRDLEASLQSLATGDPKTILANFDKNAKAALGGS
- a CDS encoding LacI family DNA-binding transcriptional regulator → MTIATVARQARVSRQTVSNVLNAPHIVREETRQRVQEAIDSLGYRVSQAARQMRTGRSRLIAVRIEPTRDGINGSVLDRFLHGLTETAETAGYRTMLYTAGDDESEIAAYDDLLTAYDLDGFVLTGTDHGDPRTAWLAERGVAFVTFGRPWDDLTAHPWVDVDGAAGTALATAHLLAHGHRRIGFLGWPPGSGVGDDRRSGWRETLRAAGADPTGLDRATEDGIAEGERLMRDLLVVADPPTAVVCASDSLAFGALQAVRAADSAVALIGFDDTPVAAAVGLTSVSQPLAEAAARCVDLLTAVLDGDHQTPDPVLLQPSLVLRHTA
- a CDS encoding amylo-alpha-1,6-glucosidase, which codes for MTERLLQPLLHELVGAVLAPTSALGDATGQIRPAGVQGVFHADARVLSRAVLRVDDREPEGLSHGPDGAHGVRFVGLTRWLGDPTPDPTVRVDRRRRLVPGGLTEEIRIVSTASVPVRATVSVELACDLAPIEVVKSGGVAEPLAAKAGQPGQLTWAADGITVTVSGADAEVVADGDRAATPRLTWPVELPPRASTVLRWRLAVEDPRAVVVCPPGEPTWSRPELRADDRRLVRLLDRSLDDLRGLRLAEPSAPQDVFLAAGVPWFLTLFGRDSLWAARMLLPLGTDLAAGTLRVLARRQGTRVDPATGEAPGKILHELRRDEFALPDNGLRLPPAYYGTVDATMLWVNLLHDAWRWGLPADQVAPLLPHLDAALGWLADHADADGDGLVEYVDTTGHGLANQGWKDSGDAVRFRDGSLAAPPIVLAEVQGYAHEAAVNAAALLDAFGRPGADRWREYADRLARRFRSAFWVDGPHGPQPALALDRDKRPVDSLTSNIGHLLGTGLLSGEEEAQVARLLGTEALAGGFGLRTMSTDDAGFSPLSYHCGSVWAHDTAIVLAGLARAGFRDAALGLADGLLGAAEAFDYRLPELYGGDDRSLGRPVPYPAACRPQAWAAAGAVLLLQAATGVYPDVPGGTVRLAPLAGPELGAVAVDRLTVAGAPVGVAVDRTGHPTITNLPADLTVTTAQIPTQRPAPSATPARP
- a CDS encoding GNAT family N-acetyltransferase: MIDAAHHDRAGRRVTLRPVDDDNWRAVADVAPRDDQRAWVAALAARYLLLTSREDVWTSLAVYADETVVGHVMWGVDDDGSHWIGGMVIDAAEQGRGIGAATVSTLAGWLAAREGNPPVRLSYHPENAAAAALYMALGFHPTGEVDDDEVIAELTTPPPPPPTQPR
- the dapB gene encoding 4-hydroxy-tetrahydrodipicolinate reductase, with protein sequence MTDEQVSSPAEPLRVGVLGARGRMGAEVCKAVDAASDLELVATVDQGDDLTAVSDAGAQVVVDFTTPDVVMGNLQWCVERGIHAVVGTTGFTEQRLEQVRGWLAAKPGVGAVIAPNFGIGAVLMMQFAARAARHFESVEIIEQHHPRKLDAPSGTATHTARQIARARAEAGLGPVPDATKDEVAGARGADIDGVRVHAVRATGLVAHQEVLFGTTGETLTIRHDSYDRVSFMPGVLLAVRAVPDRPGLTLGLDPLLG